Proteins encoded in a region of the Pseudomonas sp. GOM7 genome:
- the parC gene encoding DNA topoisomerase IV subunit A, protein MSESLDLSLEGVERRSLADFTEQAYLNYSMYVIMDRALPHIGDGLKPVQRRIVYAMSELGLDADAKHKKSARTVGDVLGKYHPHGDSACYEAMVLMAQPFSYRYTLVDGQGNWGAPDDPKSFAAMRYTEARLSRYSELLLDELGQGTVDWVPNFDGTMNEPATLPARLPNLLLNGTTGIAVGMATDVPPHNLREVAAACVRLLDEPGATVEQLTEHVPGPDFPTEAEIITPKADLLKIYQTGRGSVRMRAVYRVEDGDIVVTALPHQVSGAKVLEQIAAQMQAKKLPMVADLRDESDHENPCRIVIIPRSNRVDAEELMTHLFATTDLESSYRVNTNVIGLDGKPQVKDLRTLLTEWLQYRVGTVRRRLQFRLDKVEKRLHLLEGLLIAFLNLDEVIRIIRSEDHPKPVLMERFGLTDLQADYILDTRLRQLARLEEMKIRGEQDELAKEREKLLALLGSEAKLKKLVRKEILEDAEKYGDARRSPLVERAEAKALSETELMPTEPVTVVLSEKGWVRCAKGHDIDATGLSYKAGDGFKAAAPGRSNQYAVFIDSSGRSYSLAAHSLPSARGQGEPLTGRLTPPPGVSFECVLLPEDNALYVIASDAGYGFVVKGEDLQAKNKAGKALLTLPNGARVIAPKPVSKLEEDWLAVVTSEGRLLLFPVRDLPQLGKGKGNKIISIPSDRAAAHEEYVVDLVVLPPDARLVLHAGKRPYTLKPEDLEHYKFERGRRGNKLPRGFQRVDQLLVE, encoded by the coding sequence ATGAGCGAATCCCTCGATTTGAGCCTGGAAGGCGTGGAGCGTCGGTCGCTGGCCGATTTCACCGAACAGGCCTACCTGAACTACTCCATGTATGTGATCATGGATCGCGCCCTGCCGCATATCGGCGACGGTCTCAAGCCGGTGCAGCGGCGCATCGTCTATGCCATGAGCGAGCTGGGTCTGGACGCCGACGCCAAGCACAAGAAGTCGGCGCGCACCGTCGGTGACGTACTCGGTAAGTACCACCCGCACGGCGACAGCGCCTGCTACGAAGCCATGGTGCTGATGGCGCAGCCGTTCAGCTATCGCTACACCCTGGTGGACGGCCAGGGCAACTGGGGTGCGCCGGACGATCCCAAATCCTTCGCCGCCATGCGTTACACCGAGGCGCGCCTGTCGCGCTACTCGGAGCTGCTGCTCGATGAACTGGGCCAGGGCACCGTCGACTGGGTGCCGAACTTCGACGGCACCATGAACGAGCCGGCCACCCTGCCCGCGCGCCTGCCCAACCTGCTGCTCAATGGCACCACCGGCATCGCCGTGGGCATGGCCACCGACGTGCCGCCGCACAACCTGCGCGAAGTCGCCGCCGCCTGCGTGCGCCTGCTGGACGAGCCGGGCGCCACGGTGGAACAGCTCACCGAACACGTACCCGGCCCGGACTTCCCCACCGAGGCGGAGATCATCACGCCCAAGGCCGACCTGCTGAAGATCTACCAGACCGGCCGCGGCTCGGTGCGCATGCGCGCCGTGTACCGCGTCGAGGATGGCGATATCGTCGTTACCGCCCTGCCCCATCAGGTGTCCGGGGCCAAGGTGCTGGAGCAGATCGCCGCGCAGATGCAGGCCAAGAAGCTGCCGATGGTGGCCGACCTGCGCGACGAGTCCGACCACGAGAACCCCTGCCGCATCGTCATCATCCCGCGCTCCAACCGGGTCGATGCCGAAGAGCTGATGACCCACCTGTTCGCCACCACCGATCTGGAGTCCAGCTATCGGGTCAACACCAACGTCATCGGCCTCGACGGCAAGCCGCAGGTCAAGGATCTGCGCACGCTGCTGACCGAGTGGCTGCAGTACCGCGTCGGCACCGTGCGCCGCCGCCTGCAGTTCCGCCTGGACAAGGTGGAGAAGCGCCTGCACCTGTTGGAAGGCTTGCTGATCGCCTTCCTCAACCTCGACGAAGTCATCCGCATCATCCGCAGCGAGGATCATCCCAAGCCGGTGCTGATGGAGCGCTTCGGCCTCACCGATTTACAGGCCGACTACATCCTCGACACTCGCCTGCGCCAACTGGCCCGCCTGGAAGAAATGAAGATCCGCGGCGAGCAGGACGAACTGGCCAAGGAACGCGAAAAGCTCCTGGCCCTGCTCGGCAGCGAAGCCAAGCTGAAGAAGCTGGTGCGCAAGGAAATCCTCGAAGATGCCGAGAAGTACGGCGATGCACGCCGCTCGCCGCTGGTCGAACGCGCCGAAGCCAAGGCCCTGTCGGAAACCGAGCTGATGCCCACTGAGCCGGTCACCGTGGTGCTCTCGGAGAAGGGCTGGGTGCGTTGCGCCAAGGGTCATGACATCGACGCCACGGGCCTGTCCTACAAGGCCGGCGACGGCTTCAAGGCGGCCGCGCCCGGGCGCTCGAACCAGTACGCCGTGTTCATCGACTCCAGCGGGCGCAGCTACTCGCTGGCGGCCCATTCGCTGCCGTCGGCCCGTGGCCAGGGCGAGCCGCTCACCGGCCGCCTGACACCACCGCCTGGGGTCAGCTTCGAGTGCGTGCTGCTGCCCGAGGACAATGCCCTGTACGTGATCGCCTCGGACGCCGGTTACGGCTTCGTGGTCAAGGGTGAGGATCTGCAGGCCAAGAACAAGGCCGGCAAGGCGCTGCTCACATTGCCCAATGGCGCCCGAGTGATAGCGCCCAAGCCCGTGAGCAAGCTGGAAGAAGACTGGCTGGCAGTGGTGACGTCCGAAGGCCGGCTGTTGCTGTTCCCCGTACGCGACCTGCCACAGCTAGGCAAGGGTAAGGGCAACAAGATCATCAGTATTCCCTCCGACCGCGCCGCGGCGCATGAAGAATACGTGGTCGATCTCGTGGTGTTGCCACCCGATGCCCGACTGGTACTACACGCCGGCAAACGCCCCTACACCCTCAAACCAGAAGACCTGGAGCACTACAAGTTCGAGCGTGGCCGGCGTGGCAACAAGCTGCCGCGCGGCTTCCAGCGCGTCGATCAACTGCTGGTGGAATGA
- a CDS encoding retropepsin-like aspartic protease family protein: MWVLAWGAGLLLATHFFGDWEERQRNPNQVPHSVHGQGYVEVSLAGNRQGHYLLDGQINDQPVTFLLDTGATAVAIPETLARRLGLKRGAPITLSTANGRTTGHRTRLDNLRLGDILLHDVAALIAPGMDGDEVLLGMSALKQLEFTQKGGTLVLRQSTLQ; the protein is encoded by the coding sequence ATGTGGGTGCTCGCCTGGGGCGCCGGCCTGCTGTTGGCAACGCATTTCTTCGGCGACTGGGAAGAGCGCCAGCGCAACCCCAACCAGGTGCCGCATTCGGTACATGGCCAGGGCTACGTGGAAGTCAGCCTGGCCGGCAACCGCCAGGGCCATTACCTGCTGGACGGGCAGATCAATGACCAGCCGGTGACCTTCCTGCTCGATACAGGCGCCACCGCCGTGGCCATTCCCGAGACGCTGGCGCGCAGGCTCGGCCTCAAGCGCGGTGCGCCGATCACCCTGAGCACCGCCAATGGCCGCACCACAGGGCACCGCACGCGCCTGGACAACCTGCGCCTGGGTGACATCCTCCTGCACGACGTGGCCGCGCTGATCGCCCCCGGCATGGACGGTGACGAAGTACTGCTGGGCATGAGCGCCCTGAAACAACTCGAATTCACTCAGAAGGGCGGCACCCTGGTGCTGCGCCAATCAACCCTGCAATGA
- a CDS encoding esterase-like activity of phytase family protein yields the protein MRRLLLTASLLAGLVQAEQAPLEELHLSAEYPVEGMANGNLSGLAKCGESLWGLSDRDDDRVFLLNLIGDHLQAEAETFVAPEPPESQQPWGLRMRNWAASLVRGGRFDFEGLSCDARGNRYLASETQSAVLQLASNGDAQWLRLPNGLVRQARASGMLLHFNQGFEGIAIDPDGSRLWMAAEQRRRGLTVLHRQNSAWRCTGGCVLFSEGGKEPSPAALGGQPAARDFAGLAYFDDKLFTLERQAHRICRRALSDGVLERCWSFAAEALAEPRRYPVAYGVAEALWIDKDGAWIGVDNGGLTRADGETRPIVWRFKAPNGGWSQRP from the coding sequence ATGCGCAGGCTGCTACTGACAGCCAGCCTGCTGGCGGGCCTGGTGCAGGCCGAGCAAGCACCGCTGGAAGAGCTGCACCTGAGCGCCGAATACCCGGTCGAGGGCATGGCCAATGGCAATCTCTCCGGTCTGGCCAAATGCGGCGAAAGCCTATGGGGCCTCTCGGATCGCGACGACGACCGTGTCTTCCTCCTCAACCTTATCGGCGATCACCTGCAGGCCGAAGCGGAAACCTTCGTCGCCCCTGAACCGCCGGAGAGTCAACAGCCGTGGGGCCTGCGCATGCGCAACTGGGCGGCCAGCCTGGTGCGCGGTGGGCGTTTCGACTTCGAGGGGCTGAGCTGCGACGCTCGGGGCAACCGCTACCTGGCCAGCGAAACCCAGTCCGCCGTGCTGCAACTCGCCAGTAATGGCGACGCTCAGTGGCTGCGCCTGCCCAACGGCCTGGTGCGCCAGGCACGCGCCAGCGGCATGCTGCTGCACTTCAACCAGGGCTTCGAGGGCATCGCCATCGACCCGGACGGCAGCCGCCTGTGGATGGCCGCCGAACAGCGTCGCCGTGGCCTTACCGTGCTGCACCGGCAGAACAGTGCCTGGCGCTGCACCGGTGGCTGCGTACTGTTCAGCGAAGGGGGCAAGGAGCCCTCCCCCGCTGCTCTGGGCGGGCAGCCCGCCGCACGTGATTTCGCCGGCCTGGCCTACTTCGACGACAAGCTCTTCACACTCGAGCGCCAGGCGCATCGCATCTGCCGCCGCGCCCTGAGCGATGGTGTGCTGGAGCGGTGCTGGTCGTTCGCCGCCGAAGCCTTGGCCGAGCCACGTCGTTACCCCGTGGCATACGGTGTGGCCGAAGCCTTGTGGATCGACAAGGACGGCGCCTGGATAGGTGTCGACAACGGCGGCCTGACCCGTGCCGATGGCGAAACACGCCCCATCGTCTGGCGCTTCAAGGCACCCAACGGCGGCTGGAGCCAGCGCCCGTGA
- the parE gene encoding DNA topoisomerase IV subunit B, producing the protein MAQQNAYNADAIEVLSGLDPVRKRPGMYTDTTRPNHLAQEVIDNSVDEALAGHAKSIQVILHEDNSLEVIDDGRGMPVDIHPEEGVPGVELILTKLHAGGKFSNKNYQFSGGLHGVGISVVNALSTRVVVTVKRDGNEYQMSFADGFKASDLEVIGTVGKRNTGTSVHFWPDAKYFDSFKFSVSRLKHVLKAKAVLCPGLSVTFEDKAAGEKVEWLYEDGLRSYLVDAVSEFERLPAEPFCGSLAGNKEAVDWALLWLPEGGDAVQESYVNLIPTAQGGTHVNGLRQGLLDAMREFCEFRNLLPRGVKLAPEDVWERIAFVLSMKMQDAQFSGQTKERLSSREAAAFVSGVVKDAFSLWLNAHPETGLALAELAISNAGRRLKAGKKVERKKITQGPALPGKLADCAGQEPMRAELFLVEGDSAGGSAKQARDKEYQAIMPLRGKILNTWEVDGSEVLASQEVHDIAVAIGIDPGSNDLSGLRYGKICILADADSDGLHIATLLCALFVRHFRPLVDAGHVYVAMPPLYRIDLGKEIFYALDEAERDGILDRLVAEKRRGKPQVTRFKGLGEMNPPQLRETTMDPNTRRLVQLTLDDFEGTREVMDMLLAKKRASDRKNWLESKGNLAEVLA; encoded by the coding sequence ATGGCCCAGCAGAACGCCTATAACGCCGACGCTATCGAAGTCCTCTCCGGCCTCGACCCGGTGCGCAAGCGCCCGGGCATGTACACCGACACCACACGCCCCAACCACCTGGCCCAGGAAGTCATCGACAACAGCGTCGACGAAGCCCTGGCCGGGCACGCCAAGTCGATCCAGGTGATCCTCCATGAGGACAATTCGCTGGAAGTGATCGACGACGGACGCGGCATGCCGGTGGACATCCACCCGGAAGAAGGCGTGCCGGGCGTCGAGCTGATCCTCACCAAGCTGCATGCCGGCGGCAAGTTCAGCAACAAGAACTACCAGTTCTCCGGCGGCCTGCACGGCGTCGGCATCAGCGTGGTCAACGCCCTGTCGACCCGTGTGGTGGTCACCGTCAAGCGTGACGGCAACGAATATCAGATGAGCTTCGCCGATGGCTTCAAGGCCAGCGATCTGGAAGTGATCGGCACGGTGGGCAAGCGTAACACCGGCACCAGCGTGCATTTCTGGCCGGACGCCAAGTACTTCGACTCCTTCAAGTTCTCGGTCAGCCGCCTCAAGCACGTGCTCAAGGCCAAGGCCGTGCTGTGCCCGGGCCTGAGCGTCACCTTCGAGGACAAGGCCGCCGGCGAGAAAGTCGAGTGGCTGTATGAAGACGGCCTGCGCTCCTACCTGGTGGATGCCGTCAGCGAATTCGAGCGCCTGCCTGCCGAGCCCTTCTGCGGCAGCCTGGCCGGCAACAAGGAAGCGGTGGACTGGGCCCTGCTGTGGCTACCCGAAGGCGGCGACGCGGTACAGGAAAGCTACGTCAACCTGATCCCCACCGCGCAGGGCGGTACCCACGTCAACGGCCTGCGCCAGGGCCTGCTGGACGCCATGCGCGAGTTCTGCGAGTTCCGCAACCTGCTGCCACGGGGGGTCAAGCTGGCCCCGGAAGACGTCTGGGAGCGCATCGCCTTCGTTCTCTCGATGAAGATGCAGGATGCGCAGTTCTCCGGGCAGACCAAGGAGCGCCTGTCATCCCGCGAAGCGGCGGCGTTCGTCTCTGGTGTGGTCAAGGACGCCTTCAGCCTGTGGCTCAACGCTCACCCGGAAACCGGCCTGGCGCTGGCCGAACTGGCCATCAGCAACGCCGGTCGCCGCCTCAAGGCCGGCAAGAAGGTAGAACGCAAGAAGATCACCCAGGGCCCGGCGCTGCCCGGCAAGCTGGCCGACTGCGCCGGCCAGGAGCCGATGCGTGCCGAACTCTTCCTGGTCGAGGGCGACTCGGCCGGCGGTAGTGCCAAGCAGGCACGTGACAAGGAATACCAGGCCATCATGCCGTTGCGCGGCAAGATCCTGAATACCTGGGAAGTGGATGGCAGTGAGGTGCTGGCTTCCCAGGAAGTACACGACATCGCCGTGGCCATCGGTATCGACCCCGGCTCCAACGATCTCTCTGGGCTGCGCTACGGCAAGATCTGCATCCTCGCCGACGCCGACTCCGACGGACTGCACATCGCCACCCTGCTCTGCGCCCTGTTCGTCCGTCATTTCCGCCCGCTGGTGGATGCCGGGCACGTCTACGTGGCCATGCCGCCGCTGTACCGCATCGACCTGGGCAAGGAAATCTTCTATGCCCTGGACGAGGCCGAGCGCGATGGCATCCTCGACCGCCTGGTGGCCGAGAAGCGTCGCGGCAAGCCTCAGGTCACGCGCTTCAAGGGCCTCGGCGAGATGAACCCGCCGCAGTTGCGTGAAACCACCATGGATCCCAACACCCGCCGCCTGGTACAGCTCACGCTGGATGATTTCGAGGGCACGCGCGAGGTGATGGACATGCTGCTGGCGAAGAAGCGCGCCAGCGACCGCAAGAACTGGCTGGAGTCCAAGGGCAACCTGGCCGAGGTACTGGCCTGA
- a CDS encoding YqiA/YcfP family alpha/beta fold hydrolase — protein sequence MIATILYIHGLNSSPASHKARQLSRAMTHLQIGEQLRVPALHHHPRQAMAQLEALVAELGAPLLVGSSLGGYYATYLAERHNLKALLINPAVRPHLRFDGYLGPQQNHYSDETWELTEDHIQALAELEVPPPQDASRYQVWLQTGDDTLDYRDAERYYRACALRVQAGGDHGFQGFSERLPALFAFADIGATLWRDTDFSAFN from the coding sequence ATGATTGCCACCATCCTTTATATCCACGGTCTCAACAGTTCACCCGCCTCGCACAAGGCCAGGCAGTTGAGCCGCGCCATGACTCACCTGCAAATCGGCGAGCAGTTGCGCGTGCCGGCGTTGCATCATCACCCGCGCCAGGCCATGGCCCAGCTCGAGGCGCTGGTCGCCGAACTGGGCGCGCCACTGCTGGTGGGCAGCTCGCTGGGCGGCTATTACGCCACTTACCTGGCCGAGCGCCACAATCTCAAAGCCTTGCTGATCAACCCGGCAGTGCGTCCGCACCTGCGCTTCGACGGCTACCTCGGCCCGCAGCAGAACCACTACAGCGACGAGACCTGGGAACTCACCGAGGATCACATCCAGGCACTGGCCGAGCTGGAAGTACCGCCGCCACAGGACGCCAGCCGCTATCAGGTGTGGCTGCAGACCGGCGACGATACCCTCGACTACCGTGACGCCGAGCGCTACTACCGCGCCTGCGCCCTGCGCGTCCAGGCTGGTGGCGACCATGGTTTCCAGGGCTTCAGCGAACGCTTGCCGGCACTCTTCGCTTTTGCCGACATTGGCGCCACACTCTGGCGCGATACCGACTTTTCCGCCTTCAATTGA
- the cpdA gene encoding 3',5'-cyclic-AMP phosphodiesterase has protein sequence MSSHAPLAADSSVLLVQLSDSHLFAEADGKLLGMDTCDSLCRVIEKMQQEQPGIDLILATGDLSQDGSLASYERFRSLTDGLGAPVRWLAGNHDEASPMQVTCAGTHLLEPVFDIGAWRVTLLDSSIPGAVPGFLADSQLELLERALSEAPERHHLICLHHHPVSIGCKWMEPIGLRNPDALFAILERHAQARALLWGHIHQEFDQQRGDLRLLASPSTCVQFAPGSEDFQVGSEAPGYRWLRLHTDGRLETGVSRVTGISFEIDYSVKGY, from the coding sequence TTGTCGAGTCACGCCCCCCTCGCCGCCGATTCCTCGGTTCTGCTGGTGCAGTTGTCCGACAGCCATCTGTTCGCCGAAGCGGATGGCAAGCTGCTGGGCATGGACACCTGCGACAGCCTGTGCCGCGTGATCGAAAAGATGCAGCAGGAGCAACCCGGCATCGACCTGATCCTGGCCACCGGCGACCTGTCGCAGGACGGCAGCCTGGCTTCCTACGAACGCTTTCGCAGCCTCACCGATGGGCTCGGTGCGCCGGTACGCTGGCTGGCCGGCAATCATGACGAGGCCTCCCCCATGCAAGTGACCTGCGCTGGCACGCACTTGCTGGAGCCAGTGTTCGACATCGGTGCCTGGCGCGTGACCTTGCTCGACTCGTCGATCCCCGGTGCCGTGCCCGGTTTTCTTGCCGACAGCCAGCTAGAACTGCTGGAGCGCGCCCTGAGCGAAGCCCCCGAGCGCCATCACCTGATCTGCCTGCACCATCACCCGGTGTCCATCGGCTGCAAATGGATGGAACCCATCGGCCTACGCAACCCCGATGCCCTGTTCGCCATCCTCGAACGCCATGCTCAGGCCCGCGCCCTGCTCTGGGGCCATATCCACCAGGAGTTCGACCAGCAACGCGGCGACCTGCGCCTGCTCGCCTCGCCCTCGACCTGCGTGCAGTTCGCTCCCGGCAGCGAAGACTTCCAGGTCGGCAGCGAAGCCCCCGGCTACCGCTGGCTGCGCCTGCATACCGACGGCAGGCTGGAAACCGGCGTCTCGCGCGTCACCGGCATCAGCTTCGAGATCGACTACAGCGTCAAGGGCTACTGA
- a CDS encoding DUF1249 domain-containing protein translates to MVVNLLRERYRVDLVELQTACEANYARLMRLLPSMRSEHQTRRVALSQGDHLLGILHLEVLESCPYTTSLRVRQEHSLPWLPVPQLEVRVYHDARMAEVVSAENARRLHIRYPYPNAAMHQPDEKSQLNLFLGEWLNHCLACGHEAQPVL, encoded by the coding sequence GTGGTCGTGAACCTGCTGCGCGAGCGCTACCGGGTCGATCTGGTCGAGCTGCAGACCGCTTGCGAGGCCAACTACGCGCGCCTGATGCGCCTGTTGCCGAGCATGCGTAGCGAGCATCAGACGCGGCGCGTGGCGCTGAGCCAGGGCGATCATCTGCTGGGCATCCTGCACCTGGAAGTGCTGGAGAGCTGCCCCTATACCACCAGCCTGCGCGTGCGCCAGGAACACAGCCTGCCCTGGCTGCCGGTGCCGCAACTGGAGGTGCGGGTCTACCATGATGCGCGCATGGCGGAAGTGGTCAGTGCCGAGAATGCCCGACGCCTGCACATCCGCTATCCCTATCCGAACGCAGCCATGCACCAGCCGGACGAGAAGAGCCAGCTCAACCTGTTCCTCGGTGAGTGGCTGAACCATTGCCTGGCCTGTGGGCACGAAGCGCAACCGGTACTCTGA
- a CDS encoding NUDIX domain-containing protein, whose protein sequence is MGKDDIDILAREECFRGFYRLDRLTLRHRQFSGDMGPSITRELFVRHDAVCVLPYDPQRDEVVLIEQFRVGAMDKAANPWLLELVAGLIDKDEEPEEVARREAVEEADLILGPLWPITQYFPSPGGSDEFVHLFLGRCDSAGAGGVHGLPEEGEDIRVHVMALADALAAVRDGRINNAASIIALQWLALNRDEVRGMWS, encoded by the coding sequence ATGGGTAAAGACGACATCGACATCCTCGCCCGCGAGGAGTGCTTTCGCGGCTTCTACCGGCTCGACCGGCTCACGCTGCGTCACCGGCAATTCTCCGGTGACATGGGCCCGTCCATCACCCGTGAGCTGTTCGTGCGCCACGATGCCGTCTGCGTATTGCCTTACGACCCGCAGCGCGACGAAGTGGTGCTGATCGAGCAGTTCCGCGTCGGAGCCATGGACAAGGCGGCCAATCCCTGGCTGCTGGAGCTGGTCGCCGGGCTGATCGACAAGGACGAAGAGCCCGAGGAAGTCGCCCGCCGCGAAGCGGTCGAAGAAGCCGATCTGATCCTCGGCCCGCTGTGGCCGATCACCCAGTATTTCCCCTCCCCTGGCGGCTCCGACGAGTTCGTCCACCTGTTCCTCGGCCGCTGCGACAGCGCCGGAGCCGGCGGCGTGCATGGCCTGCCCGAGGAAGGCGAGGATATCCGTGTGCACGTGATGGCCCTGGCCGATGCCCTGGCCGCCGTGCGTGACGGGCGCATCAACAACGCCGCAAGCATCATCGCCCTGCAATGGCTGGCGCTGAACCGCGACGAAGTGCGGGGCATGTGGTCGTGA
- the thiC gene encoding phosphomethylpyrimidine synthase ThiC codes for MSTEQQRHLSESAQVDLQSVQPFPRSQKIYVQGSRPDIRVPMREISLDVTPTAFSETKNGGEINAPVTVYDTSGPYTDPNVTIDVRKGLADVRSAWIEDRGDTEKLPGLSSEFGQRRLADEELTKMRFAHVRNPRRAKAGHNVSQMHYAKKGIITPEMEYVAIRENMKLAEAREAGLLGEQHPGHSFGAAIPKEITPEFVRSEVARGRAIIPANINHVELEPMIIGRNFLVKINGNIGNSALGSSIEEEVAKLTWGIRWGSDTVMDLSTGKHIHETREWIIRNSPVPIGTVPIYQALEKVGGIAEDLTWELFRDTLIEQAEQGVDYFTIHAGVLLRYVPLTAKRVTGIVSRGGSIMAKWCLAHHKENFLYTHFDDICEIMKAYDVSFSLGDGLRPGSIADANDAAQFGELETLGELTKVAWKHDVQCMIEGPGHVPMHLIKENMDKQLECCDEAPFYTLGPLTTDIAPGYDHITSGIGAAMIGWFGCAMLCYVTPKEHLGLPNKDDVKTGIITYKIAAHAADLAKGHPGAQIRDNALSKARFEFRWEDQFNLGLDPDTARAYHDETLPKDSAKVAHFCSMCGPKFCSMKITQEVRDYAKEQRIDAIDLEAEQGMQAKAEEFKAQGSQLYQPV; via the coding sequence ATGAGCACAGAACAACAACGGCACCTGAGCGAAAGCGCCCAGGTCGACCTGCAGTCCGTACAGCCCTTCCCCCGTTCGCAGAAGATTTACGTGCAGGGTTCGCGCCCGGATATCCGCGTGCCGATGCGCGAGATCAGCCTGGACGTGACGCCGACCGCTTTCTCTGAAACGAAGAACGGCGGCGAGATCAACGCTCCGGTCACCGTCTACGACACCTCTGGCCCCTACACCGACCCGAACGTGACCATCGACGTACGCAAAGGCCTGGCCGACGTGCGCAGCGCCTGGATCGAAGATCGTGGCGATACCGAGAAACTGCCGGGCCTGTCCTCCGAGTTCGGTCAGCGCCGCCTCGCCGACGAAGAGCTGACCAAGATGCGCTTCGCCCATGTGCGCAATCCGCGCCGGGCCAAGGCCGGGCACAACGTCAGCCAGATGCACTACGCCAAGAAAGGCATCATCACTCCGGAAATGGAATACGTCGCCATCCGCGAGAACATGAAGCTGGCCGAGGCCCGCGAAGCCGGCCTGCTCGGCGAGCAGCACCCGGGGCACAGCTTCGGTGCCGCCATCCCCAAGGAAATCACCCCTGAGTTCGTGCGCAGCGAGGTCGCCCGCGGCCGCGCCATCATCCCGGCCAACATCAACCACGTGGAGCTGGAGCCGATGATCATCGGCCGCAACTTCCTGGTGAAGATCAACGGCAATATCGGCAACAGCGCCCTGGGCTCTTCCATCGAGGAAGAAGTGGCCAAGCTGACCTGGGGCATCCGCTGGGGCTCGGACACGGTGATGGATCTGTCCACCGGCAAGCACATCCATGAAACCCGCGAATGGATCATCCGCAACTCGCCGGTACCCATCGGTACCGTGCCGATCTACCAGGCCCTGGAAAAGGTCGGCGGCATCGCCGAGGATCTGACCTGGGAGCTGTTCCGCGACACCCTGATCGAACAGGCCGAACAGGGCGTGGACTACTTCACCATCCACGCAGGCGTCTTGCTGCGTTACGTGCCGTTGACCGCCAAGCGCGTCACCGGCATCGTCAGCCGTGGTGGTTCGATCATGGCCAAGTGGTGCCTGGCGCATCACAAGGAAAACTTCCTCTACACCCATTTCGACGACATCTGCGAAATCATGAAGGCCTACGATGTGTCCTTCTCCCTGGGTGATGGCCTGCGCCCCGGTTCCATCGCCGATGCCAACGACGCCGCACAGTTCGGCGAGCTGGAGACCCTCGGTGAGCTGACCAAGGTGGCCTGGAAGCACGACGTACAGTGCATGATCGAAGGCCCTGGCCACGTACCCATGCATCTGATCAAGGAGAACATGGACAAGCAACTGGAGTGCTGCGACGAGGCGCCGTTCTATACCCTCGGCCCGCTGACCACAGACATCGCCCCCGGCTACGACCACATCACCAGCGGCATCGGCGCGGCGATGATCGGCTGGTTCGGCTGCGCCATGCTCTGCTACGTCACCCCCAAGGAGCACCTGGGCCTGCCGAACAAGGATGACGTGAAGACCGGCATCATCACCTACAAGATCGCCGCCCATGCCGCCGACCTCGCCAAAGGCCACCCCGGCGCGCAGATCCGCGACAACGCCCTCTCCAAGGCGCGTTTCGAGTTCCGCTGGGAGGATCAGTTCAACCTCGGCCTCGACCCGGACACCGCGCGCGCCTACCACGACGAGACCCTGCCCAAGGACTCGGCCAAGGTGGCGCACTTCTGCTCCATGTGCGGGCCGAAGTTCTGCTCGATGAAGATCACCCAGGAAGTGCGCGACTACGCCAAGGAACAACGCATCGACGCCATAGACCTGGAGGCCGAACAGGGCATGCAGGCCAAGGCCGAGGAGTTCAAGGCGCAGGGCAGCCAGCTCTATCAGCCTGTGTGA